A stretch of Armatimonadota bacterium DNA encodes these proteins:
- a CDS encoding N-acetylmuramoyl-L-alanine amidase family protein encodes MKLSGALLLTVVLLASPSRSASGQSSALRLVVNGQAVPLAASPIAYNGQVVVPLPGIFEPFGAAAAWLPEERAILISNRTRTTIRLRLNDPYALVNGQQRLLPVPALLLRDLPYIPALAVFGLLGAWTHLDEREGVLYANSVVTGVTVQRTGGTVRLVVGATGPVQVETRTLTNPDRVALDLRHAVFRQTDQEVPVGEGGILRARISQFQTKPYVTRIVLDLAQPVEVRLAESPTAFDLTVEVRPRPATGRPAQAVPPPATSPAAPPAPSASPASPPGAPGSSPAAAPSGSPPAAGSPAAPPDAAGPPGGATPGTTGIRILQVRVEAGPVTRVVVEGTGPMQPVVRELPDPDRLVVDIPDSVFVPVKQEIPVGTPAIENVRAAQFQADPDITRVVVTLRRKVPYTIAAEGTTLVITLTDGPVRGHVVVVDPGHGGRDPGAIGPTGLVEKEVNLDIALRLRRLLVGDGIRVVMTRETDATVELPDRVRIARERGGTVFVSIHANAHARGGPIQSGTETYFLNAHSQALAQLVQDELVRALGLPNRGVKTANFYVLRESTMPAILVEVAFISHPAEEARLREDAFRERVAEAIARGVARFLVVFPVPAGH; translated from the coding sequence ATGAAGCTCTCGGGAGCGCTGCTCCTGACGGTGGTGCTCCTGGCATCACCGAGTCGTAGCGCCAGCGGACAATCATCGGCCCTCCGCCTCGTCGTGAACGGCCAGGCGGTCCCCCTGGCCGCGTCGCCTATCGCCTACAACGGGCAGGTCGTGGTCCCCCTCCCGGGGATCTTCGAGCCCTTCGGCGCGGCCGCCGCCTGGCTGCCCGAGGAGCGCGCCATCCTCATCAGCAACCGCACGCGCACGACCATCCGGCTGCGCCTCAACGACCCCTACGCGCTGGTGAACGGCCAGCAGCGCCTGCTGCCGGTCCCGGCGCTGCTGCTGCGGGACCTCCCCTATATTCCGGCCCTCGCCGTCTTCGGCCTGCTTGGTGCCTGGACCCACCTGGACGAGCGGGAGGGCGTCCTCTACGCGAACTCCGTTGTCACCGGCGTGACGGTGCAGCGCACCGGCGGGACCGTGCGCCTGGTCGTGGGTGCCACCGGGCCCGTCCAGGTGGAGACGCGCACGCTGACCAACCCGGACCGCGTCGCCCTCGACCTCCGCCACGCCGTCTTCCGTCAGACCGACCAGGAGGTGCCGGTCGGCGAGGGCGGCATCCTGCGCGCGCGCATCTCGCAGTTCCAGACGAAACCCTACGTCACCCGCATCGTCCTCGACCTGGCCCAGCCGGTGGAGGTGCGGCTGGCGGAGAGCCCCACCGCCTTCGACCTGACGGTCGAGGTCCGGCCCCGACCCGCAACCGGGCGACCAGCTCAGGCGGTCCCCCCGCCCGCCACCTCCCCGGCCGCGCCGCCCGCACCGTCCGCTTCGCCCGCGTCTCCGCCGGGGGCGCCCGGGTCGTCGCCGGCCGCCGCCCCGTCTGGGTCACCCCCCGCGGCGGGCTCGCCCGCCGCGCCGCCCGACGCCGCGGGGCCACCCGGGGGGGCGACGCCGGGGACGACGGGCATCCGCATCCTCCAGGTGCGCGTCGAGGCCGGTCCCGTCACCCGCGTGGTGGTCGAAGGCACCGGGCCGATGCAGCCCGTGGTGCGCGAGCTCCCTGACCCCGACCGGCTGGTGGTGGACATCCCCGACAGCGTCTTCGTGCCGGTCAAGCAGGAGATCCCCGTGGGAACGCCAGCGATCGAGAACGTCCGGGCGGCGCAGTTCCAGGCGGACCCCGACATCACCCGCGTCGTGGTCACGCTGCGCCGCAAGGTCCCCTACACCATCGCCGCCGAGGGGACCACCCTGGTCATTACCCTCACGGACGGCCCGGTGCGCGGCCACGTGGTCGTCGTCGACCCGGGCCACGGGGGGCGCGACCCCGGGGCCATCGGCCCCACCGGCCTGGTGGAGAAAGAGGTCAACCTGGACATCGCCCTGCGGCTGCGCCGACTGCTCGTCGGGGACGGCATCCGCGTCGTGATGACCCGCGAGACGGACGCCACGGTGGAGCTCCCCGACCGCGTGCGCATCGCCCGGGAGCGGGGCGGGACCGTCTTCGTCTCCATCCACGCCAACGCCCACGCCCGGGGCGGCCCCATCCAGTCGGGCACGGAGACGTACTTCCTCAATGCGCACAGCCAGGCGCTGGCCCAGCTCGTGCAGGACGAGCTCGTCCGGGCGCTGGGGCTGCCCAACCGCGGCGTGAAGACGGCGAACTTCTACGTCCTGCGCGAGAGCACCATGCCGGCGATCCTGGTCGAGGTGGCCTTCATCTCCCACCCGGCGGAGGAGGCGCGGCTGCGCGAGGACGCCTTCCGCGAGCGCGTCGCCGAGGCCATCGCCCGCGGGGTGGCCCGCTTCCTGGTGGTCTTCCCGGTCCCCGCCGGGCATTGA
- a CDS encoding MBL fold metallo-hydrolase, which yields MRLTILGRWSPYPPAGGASPGYLLEAEGQRLLLECGTGVLGNLQRVTGEIALQGVVVSHLHPDHVLDLFALKQALHFGGPRPAPPLPLLGPPGALDRLPAWLGPEEQARFRERFLFIPMADGRSARLGPFVLRFAQTSHPVPCFAVRVEAGGRVLAYSADTGPSERVPLLAREAHLFLCEATLREADEEHSLRLGHLSGRMAGHMAAAADAGILLLTHFFTPYGDYTEEAAAGAAKEFAGEVRIARELDVYEV from the coding sequence ATGCGTCTCACCATCCTCGGCCGCTGGAGCCCCTATCCGCCGGCCGGAGGCGCCTCTCCGGGCTACCTGCTCGAGGCCGAAGGACAGCGCCTCCTGCTGGAGTGCGGGACCGGCGTGCTGGGCAACCTCCAGCGCGTGACTGGCGAGATCGCCCTGCAGGGCGTGGTGGTCTCCCACCTCCACCCGGACCACGTCCTCGACCTCTTCGCCCTGAAGCAGGCGCTGCACTTCGGGGGTCCGCGGCCCGCCCCGCCCCTGCCGCTGCTCGGCCCGCCGGGGGCGCTGGACCGCCTCCCGGCCTGGCTGGGCCCGGAGGAGCAGGCGCGCTTCCGTGAGCGCTTCCTCTTCATCCCCATGGCCGACGGGCGCTCGGCGCGCCTGGGGCCCTTCGTCCTGCGGTTCGCTCAGACCAGCCACCCGGTCCCGTGCTTCGCCGTGCGCGTCGAGGCCGGGGGGCGGGTCCTGGCCTACTCGGCGGACACCGGCCCTTCGGAACGCGTGCCCCTGCTGGCCCGCGAGGCCCACCTCTTCCTCTGCGAAGCCACGCTGCGGGAAGCCGACGAAGAGCACAGCCTGCGGCTCGGGCACCTCTCCGGGCGCATGGCCGGCCACATGGCCGCCGCCGCCGACGCCGGCATCCTGCTGCTCACCCACTTCTTCACGCCCTACGGCGACTACACCGAGGAGGCCGCCGCCGGGGCGGCGAAGGAGTTCGCCGGCGAGGTCCGGATCGCCCGAGAGCTCGACGTTTACGAGGTCTGA
- the rph gene encoding ribonuclease PH — protein sequence MPRHDGRQPDELRPVTITRGFIPHAEGSVLITLGSTRVVCTATVEERLPQWLRGAGQGWITAEYGMLPRATQERTPREGGRPSGRTMEIQRLIGRSLRAAVDLQKLGERTIWIDCDVIQADGGTRTAAITGAFVALVDALHLLRRSQALAWWPLREFLAATSVGIVEDQMVLDLDFYEDSRARVDMNLVMTESGRLVEIQGTAEGLPFTRPELLTLLTLGEKGIKTLIAHQKAVLADVLGPSART from the coding sequence ATGCCGCGCCACGACGGGCGCCAGCCCGACGAACTGCGCCCCGTGACCATCACGCGCGGGTTCATCCCGCACGCCGAGGGGTCGGTGCTGATCACCCTGGGGAGCACGCGCGTGGTCTGCACCGCCACCGTGGAGGAGCGCCTGCCCCAGTGGCTGCGCGGGGCGGGGCAGGGGTGGATCACCGCCGAGTACGGCATGCTCCCGCGGGCCACGCAGGAGCGCACCCCGCGCGAGGGCGGGCGGCCGTCGGGGCGCACCATGGAGATCCAGCGCCTCATCGGGCGCTCGCTGCGCGCGGCGGTGGACCTGCAGAAGCTGGGCGAGCGCACCATCTGGATCGACTGCGACGTCATCCAGGCCGACGGGGGGACGCGCACCGCCGCCATCACCGGCGCCTTCGTCGCCCTGGTGGACGCGCTCCACCTGCTGCGCCGCTCCCAGGCGCTGGCCTGGTGGCCGCTGCGGGAGTTCCTGGCCGCCACCAGCGTGGGCATCGTCGAGGACCAGATGGTCCTCGACCTGGACTTCTACGAGGACTCCCGCGCCCGGGTGGACATGAACCTGGTCATGACCGAGTCGGGCCGCCTGGTAGAGATCCAGGGGACGGCGGAGGGCCTGCCCTTCACCCGGCCGGAGCTGCTCACCCTCCTGACCCTAGGGGAGAAGGGGATCAAGACGCTCATCGCGCACCAGAAGGCCGTCCTGGCCGACGTCCTCGGTCCGTCGGCGCGGACGTGA
- the rdgB gene encoding RdgB/HAM1 family non-canonical purine NTP pyrophosphatase: MSTGRFILVLATRNPGKIAELGALLGALPLEVRSLRDFPQVDELPEASETYVGNAVSKAVAAARATGYPALADDSGLEVDALGGEPGVHSARFLGPTATDVQRNAEILARLRGVPPERRTARFRAVVAVATPDGTVRAFEGVVEGRIAEAPAGEGGFGYDPIFLVPEYGRTMAELPPGVKNRISHRARAVRAAIPHLLDLARAVSASPPDS, from the coding sequence ATGTCAACGGGGAGGTTCATCCTTGTCCTGGCCACGCGCAACCCGGGCAAGATTGCGGAGCTCGGTGCGCTGCTTGGGGCGTTGCCGCTGGAGGTGCGCTCCCTGCGGGACTTTCCCCAGGTGGACGAGCTGCCCGAGGCGAGCGAGACCTACGTCGGCAACGCGGTGAGCAAGGCGGTGGCGGCGGCCCGGGCCACGGGGTATCCGGCGCTGGCGGACGACTCCGGCCTGGAGGTGGACGCGCTGGGCGGGGAGCCCGGCGTGCACTCGGCCCGCTTCCTCGGCCCGACCGCCACCGACGTCCAGCGCAACGCGGAGATCCTGGCGCGGCTGCGCGGTGTCCCCCCCGAGCGGCGCACCGCGCGCTTCCGGGCCGTGGTGGCGGTGGCCACCCCCGACGGGACCGTTCGGGCCTTCGAGGGGGTGGTGGAGGGACGCATCGCCGAGGCGCCCGCGGGCGAAGGGGGGTTTGGCTACGATCCCATCTTCCTGGTGCCGGAGTACGGGCGGACGATGGCGGAGCTCCCGCCCGGGGTGAAGAACCGCATCAGCCACCGGGCCCGTGCCGTGCGGGCCGCCATCCCTCACCTGCTGGACCTGGCACGTGCCGTCTCTGCCTCGCCACCCGACTCGTGA
- a CDS encoding DNA polymerase domain-containing protein, whose product DPLTFTWQSVPQRLAERGDPWADMSQVDQTLDEALRATALSDGGEATPARRARTARTRGGGRRRG is encoded by the coding sequence GGACCCGCTGACCTTCACCTGGCAGAGCGTGCCGCAGCGCCTGGCCGAGCGCGGAGACCCCTGGGCCGACATGAGCCAGGTGGACCAGACGCTGGACGAGGCCCTGCGGGCGACGGCGCTCTCGGACGGCGGGGAGGCTACGCCGGCCCGGCGGGCCCGGACGGCCAGGACCCGGGGAGGAGGTCGGCGACGCGGATGA